aaaaaaatcaaatttattaTGCGGTCGTGCTGAGTCAGCACGGCACGTATATATTAAGAAACACCCATGTCAGAGGTACACTTGGcggattattttttttttttacctataATCTAAGGAATTAGCCAGCTTTTGGAGGATACTCAACACAAACCCAAGAACTAATTCCGACTGTAAGTTTTTTACAACAaatttgatcaacttgaagtttTTCACAACAAATTTGATCAACTTGCGCCCCTCCCACAATATGTTTATCACtagttaattctttttctttttaatttttctttatgaaAGTGCCATGTAGTAATTCAACTCTTCGTTTCTTTATATTAGCATGCCGCCTATTAATATAAAATTAGTGTCTGGTATAACTTTTAAACATCAAATAACGaattccccttaatttcttttttgtaaAAATGTCCTACGGTGATCTAACTCTTACTTTCCTAATATTAACAATCGCAAGTATATCACTTTAATTTAGTGTATGATTACTTTAACTTTTAAATAGCAACTAAGAAAATACTAATTTTTTCTAGATATTAATTATTAGAACTTTGAAGTAGCAACTAAAAAAACACTATACCaataggaaacaaaagacgaATATCTTCATGGCACAACAGCCCACACCCAGAATCAATAAGTATTAGCACAATAATTTCATCTGTAAAATCTTTTTACAAAATTGGCATTCTACAACAAACACTAATATTTATGTAGGATTATGCTATAGAACTAAAAGAGTGGGAAAACTTATCAAAGAATGGTACCTTTACATCTATACGAGAAGGTATTTAACTGAATTATCCTATGAGGCATGCAAAGTTAACTCATTTTCCTTGAAATCAGGCTTCAGTGCGGTATCCCTACCCATCAATTCTTGGAATCCTTTGATCTTTACAGGAGGAGGCCTGACCAAGCAGCTGGGAATAGAATTGTGCAGAAGTGAGTATAAAATGGGTCACACACAAGAAACTCGGTGGGCCAGACAGTTAGGTTGATCACTGTTGAAGACAAGGGACAGATATTCAGAAACAAAGCAAAAGAAATGAGTGTAGTTGGAAACAAAGAGCCACATGATACTCAAGTCAACAAGTTTCTTGAGTTTATGGAGGATAATCAACACAATCCGAGATCTGATCTTGACATGCACCAGAGTCACAGATTCTCTACTCCACATTGCAGAGGTGGTTCTGGATCTTCTAAATATTTTTCCTTTATAAATTCATCTATCCTAAGAGCAAAACATTAAAATGTCAATATCAATAAGTAATTGCAAGCTACTTATCACAAAATGTTACAGGCTATCCCAAAAGACAAACGTAACAGGCATTAGTCCAAGTGCACAGTTGATTGTCAGCATCGCAAGTGTACAGCTCAAGATTGTCATTGTACCTCGGGTTGGTCGTAAATGTATTgctatgtatattatatattatccTGGCATTCCTGATCCAATGCTGTTTTTCCCTAACATAGGGTAAAGGTTGCCAATTTCCAAAATAAATTTGAGATTATATTGAAAACAGAAGGGTCAAGTGTTAAGCAAGTAAACATCACTAAGAAACCCATAATCAGTTAAAACAATGCCTCTCATATTGCCGTGTAAAGGGCTGTCAACAGGGCCCGGTTAGCCCAAGCCCGGCCCATTTAGCCTGCAAAAGCCCAATGAGCCTTGTGTTTGATCGGGCTGGGAAGAGCTTGGTCATAATAGGCCCAAATTATATGTGAGCCAAACTTGAATCTCATTAGCCTCAAGCCCGATTGAGGCCCAGCCCATTcatatgtataattataattttatatatatataaatatatatattaattgcATATTGAATAATATAtacaatttataaatatacatattataacattaaaatattaataatttatatacaaatttataataatttataaacattaatatattatatataattatgtaatTAATTATGAACTTGAACCCAAAGCTCATATTATATGATCTGAGCCCAAGCTTGAGCTTTCTGACCTAGGCCTGAGCCCAAAAGCCCCATTTATTTTTTGAGCTGAGCTTGGGCACACCAAATCCTGCTCATGGAGCCTGATTGCACCCCGAGAGTATAACCCACAACTCAATACGAGTTTAAAGCTTTGGCTTATATAATACAATGTGCCTATATGGCAACAGAAGCTGTCACACACCTCTTTTGATAAATGCAGAAGCTATCACCCAATGGTTGATTCGAAAACAATCTGAGAATTAATTTAGAGGTCACTTcaagggctgcaaacgagctgAACCGAGTTGAGCTTTGGCCTTATCGAGTCGAATCTTGACTTAATTTCATCGAACTCGAACtttagctcgagctcgacgagctggtaattttcaaactcgagctcgagctcgactcgattcgagccgagttcgagctcaaaaaaaataaaaaataattattttattttcaaaaaaataaataaaataatattttttcttaataaaatattaaggatatttatgtaattttactattaaaaataaaaaatatatatatatatatatattcgagtTCGCGAACTAACGAGCTTAAtgttttgagctcgagctcgactctgGCTCGaccagctcgagctcgagtcgagcttgaaTCAAGTCGCTCGCGAgtctcgattcgtttgcacccctacttCAAGGTATATCTTTTCACAATATCTTCCCATTAGCATTTCGAGAACCAAGTACAGTAAGACAAAAACAAATGAAGCAAGCACATGAGTACACAAACGACGAATAGCAGCAGACTCCACACAACACTACATATACTTtttcaaaagtgaaaacatgGAAAACAAATAATAGATTCTTTCCGGGTGATACATTCTCTGCCATGAATCAAAAGTCAAGTGGGCCACGTATTGAAAGGACATTCCTCTAGAACACTTATTATGTTTTTCAATATGCTTCATATGTATCCTACCACTAATGGAGGAAAGCTGAGATTAATTacacaaacaaaaagaaagaaaataataaataacgCTAGTAAATTTTTTGCAGTATTTAATGGACATAGGCATCTATTACCAACATGAGAGAATCAATAAAGTTAGCATaacaatttcattttcaaaattttttcagaAATTGTCATTGTGTAACACATTAGATTTAAGTAGAATTTGCACATTGGAACTTGACGAGCAAGAACACTTCTAAAATAGTACCTTCTATGCCGGAAGGTATTAAACTCAAAGCTATACTATTTGGCCGGTGATGTTAGTTTGTTTTCTTCCGAATCATGTTTAAGTGTAGCATCCCCACCCATCAATTCTTGAAAGCCTTCAACCTTTACAGGAGGAGCCCTAGCCATCCCCATGTTCCTAAAAAGGAAGCACATGTTAGTAGAGATATTGTCACATCCTAGCTAGTATTCAACAATCAAAGTTCCTTACGGGGACTGCATTTGAGGAATTTGAGGCGAAGACATGGGCCTGAACTGATTGCTAGTTTGGAAAGATGTCATAGCAGCGATTTGTTGCTGACGAAACGGCTGCAGCTGGGAATGCCGGGAATTGATTGTGGCAAAGGTATTATTGTCCATTGGGAAATCAGATGGATTTTCAACCTTGACTTCCACCATAGGCCTATCCTTGTCCATATTTATATTCATGTTCATACCAGGACGAGGTGTTGACTGCTGTCGTCTTCTCATTCTCTCCCATTGTTGATGCTGCTGAAAAGCCAGATTCTGGGAATTAATCATCTGTTGAAGCTGAGGAAGCATTTGCCTTGGAATCTGTTAGTAGGAAGAATATGTTACTACGTTTACAAGGAGGCTAACAGTAAAACTTGGCAGACTAATTTATTCAGCCAAATTCCTTTACTATTAGACCAAATAAGgagcacaaaataaaaaaaaaatgtaaaagatgAGCCAAAAAAGGGCAGACGTACGCCTTTTTTCCACAAATGACAGTTCTCCTACATGTGCATAGTCATAAATTGCCTTGGAATAAATGTCAGGGACGACAAATACACCTAAGCCAACTACAACTTACTGGCCAATTTCTTATTACTACTGCCTTTTAGAGTTTAAAGATGGTTTGAAAACTGTAGCAAGACAActtgcatgaaaatttcaccATGGACAGTCCTCTGATCTCCCAGAAAGTTAATTGTAACACTAAAACATGGTGTCATATTCTATACACCTGCTGCGATGGCCGGATGGGTCCTTGGTTCTGTGATTGCAATTGCAACTGAAATCCCTGTACTTGTTGCTGAGTTTGCGGTACAGGATTCCTGGTAGCATCCTTCACAAGCTCAGACAGTACCACAAGATTACTGTTGAGGCAACATGGGGGAATGCATTAGAAAtaaacttgaaaagaaaaaatgttgtCAACAAAAATAATTACCGTATCAAGCAGATTACTCATTAAGTTCACCGCTCATTCTTTATATGGTTGCTAGCATGGCATCAATATTTGCAAGCTATAGAAATCTATGTGTAAATTGGCTACCAAAAGTTTGTTCCCCTGAAAGTTTACACTATCAGATTCTGGATTACCATGCTTCAGGGAGATCTTATATTTCTTGCAAAAATTAGAATGTGATGCATAATTCAGTACGCATAATTGAGCATCATCAGCATTCAGGTATAATCAAGAAACCATTTACATTAACAATTATGAAATTGACAATATAAGACTTTGTACAATCTGATGTGACAAGGATTGATGTTCACCTATATCCAGTTGTGTGAAGGAACATCTTTAACAACTCCATGACTGAGCATTGCTTTCTGTAGCTATCAGCAAGTAGCTTTAATGTACAACCTAATTTGCATACACGACTGCTTAATAACTGAGACAAAACTTCCAGTGGCATTTCTGAGGAACCTTCAAAACCAACTTTAGATAGGAAACGAGCTATCACTTTCTGTGATAGCTGTGATGCTTGCTCCTGACCCAGAAGTTTCCCACGCCCATCATAACCAATCCTTCCACGATTTTGATTTCCTTTCGGATCCATACTTAGGTATTCTGGTCTGATACCTAGCCTTTCAATCATGATAGGACTCTTGGTAACGATCTGAGGTAAGGTGTCTAGAATCCCATTGAACTCCACTTTTACGTTCAGTGAAACTCTATGTTTCTGCAAGACAGCACTATCTGGAACACAATTCATACTAAACATAGTTTCAGGGAAAAACGGTGCTTCATCATCAAGTGCATTGTTGTCCTCCACTATTGAGGTTAACAGCATGTTTGACCCGCTGTCTAACATGGAATTGCCAACACCAATGTTCTGATCTACCTTGAAAGCAACTCTCTTTCTCTTGTGATTTTCCGCAACCCTAAGATAATTATACATATGTTCAGGAGTCCTTTTTTCTGTTTCCTGATCTCCGAAGGATAGTCTGTATGATTTACTTGCTCTATACTTCTCAAAAAACTGAGCATACCATGTTTCAGGTAATTCATCGAACTTGAACCTTTGGGGCAAAGAACCAATTTCTGATTCAGTGTGTCTCGATCCAACACCAAAAGATGATTTGCtctgaaaagagaaaagagtaaATAAGTTGGTGAAGTAGtagaaatggagaagaaaattaaattaaaaagacCAATGCATGATGTCAAGTCAAGCATGAacaagaaaaacttctttttgTGGTAGTgcacgaaaagaaaagaatataaCCTACGAAGGAAAGCACAACTCTAATACACATAGTACAGGAATGATAGAATCTCCTACTACCAGATAGAATGCGATGAGAAGTTTAGCAAGCAGACCTAATTACTAAACTTCATAAGCTCTGGAAATAAATTTCAGCTGAGTTAAAGTATTGGTGCAACAAAATATGAACGAATTGTCAGCCAAACTTGGTAGAAAGGAGTGCAtacaaaatgaacaaaaatccCCAGGGCGTGGCGGGGGCGGGGAAGGCCTCTTGGTACTTCATCATTGAtgatttgaccaagaaaaaaaagatgctCTAACCAGAACAAATTTTTCACATCAGGAAATAACCAACAAATTAATGAGAAcataaagaggaaaagaaagaaagaacaaaaaaagcGAAAAAACTTCTAATGTTTATCGCAGATGTCAGTGCATAACCTTCTTGTttgtgagagagagagttttgacTAAATTCCGACCATTCTATTTCCAAGAAATTACAACTATAATCACCCaattaagtttaaaattagaaTATCATCTAACCCTTCCAACTAAAAAGCATTTTTGATAACGCTAAAGCTCTAAGGTTGGCATTTATAAATTGATACTCAGACATGAGTCTTCAAGAGACATGATAAAAGCTCTTTTTTCCTGACGAGCCATTCTGAGCAAACAGTGGCTAAAAAGCTAATTCAAGCTTTGCTTTCAGCTTCCATTCAGTTAGGCAATGACATCTCCGAAAAAAAATTAGATGCTTCAGATTTTAGAAGCAATTTTATTCTCTTCTcaacaaaaaataacaaaaacaactcAACCATTTTCATTTTACGTTAACAAAATTTATAACTCAAACACCTCTGGCAAATGTGATCATACATCCTCATCATTTGACACCTATTATCCAAGAATTCATGAGAAATTCAACTTATCTAGCAATATCATCCCATAATCTTACATATGGAAATCTATTGACTGGAAAAACGCTCAATCATATTCCTAATTTCATCACTTTGACTTCAAAAATCAACCAAcaattgagaaaaagaaaataaagaaaacaaaaccgAAATTCTGAAAAGGAAGAGAGTTTATTTAGCAAAATGAAACCTTTGATGCCGTCGCATTTGTAGAAGAAGCAAGAACACTATCCGACCGTTGAGCAGCTTCCTCCAAAGTGAAATACACATCATCACCGTGCAACTGCAAATCTGAGAACAGAAAATAAAATTAGTCAAAACATAACTAGAATACTCAATTCCTTAAAATAATTCTAAACTCAGTAATTTTCCCGTACAATTTGGACTCAGTTTCGAGATTGCATTCGAGGACGATGAAGGTGATAATAACTGAGGATTATTATTAGGAGATCGGAGGAAGAGAGAAATTGAGGCTTTATCGAAAAGGAGAGCTCGTGCTCGGAGCTGGAGGTGTAGCAGCGCCCTAGTTTTAAGCGAATCGACGGCGGCGGTGGCGGAGGACGAGGAGGAGGTTGAGGAGTCGGCGGGATAGTCAGCTCGCATGAAGGCTTCCCAAGCCGAAGGAGAAGCGAGGAAGTGAACGAAGCTGGAGTGGAGGGATTCGCCGAGCCACGTGCGCCATACGCCGTGGCTCTCCAGCTTCCGAGCTAGCTCGTAGCCTCTGCCGTCGTCTCCCAGCAAAGCCATGTGTGTGTGTCTGTCTGTCTGTGTGTGAGGAAGATGGGAGTGATGACTCGGAAGAGCGATGACGGGTGAGTTTTGCGGTCGGGTCAACGATGCGGCGGGTGGGTAACTTGATTTTGTTGTTAATCAGAGTATTGGTCCTTTTGGACAAGTTCCCTAGTAAGCCCaagttgaagttttttttttttgggggttctGAAAAAAGgttcgctttttttttttttcccccttctgTAAAGACAAATTTGACTGGTATCCTTATATTGTATAAGAATGAATTTAGGGTAAAAATTTCAATCGTAAGAATGAGACTATTTTGAAAATATGAGAGTATTTGAAGTGTAATTGAAGTATTTAATATGAATCATTATAACTGATTTGGTTTTTTTATAATTACTTAAATGTCCTCAGACATTTAAAACTATGGATAAGTTTAACATGTGACAGTATTCGATATCCAATTAAATATTCAGTACAATTGAATTCAACTTGTATTTTAGTGACATTACATAAAAAttcttttaatcatttaattgtatTAACATCTAaatctcttaatttcttaaaacctTTCTCAACAGTTATTTGCAAACTTATGATATATAAATGTTAAGACACAATTAATGCTGATTAGTAGAGAAGTTTGGTTTCTTGGCCGTTACCATAGTAACTCTCAtctattcaaattcatttcatttacctATAAACTTTGTTCCACTACAATCATGTAGTCTATTGAATTCAGATGTTGCTATATTAGCTactactctttcccattttacaacatctttctcaataggtttgttttctttaactaATCTACTTTTTTTGTTGTAAGAAATTTGTAATCTTGCAAGTTATATATGCAATACTTTTTTTAGTGTTTTAATTCAATTGCCCATGTTAGATAGGCTTGATAGGGAGGAGATcacatttgttaattgttatttgtggtttagaataagtttgtcatcataaattttttcattaatagattgcatctacttcttttgttgttttaactattagttacagtaattttcaaatcatttgctacattttttatgattccatttaggcaattttttacttcatttgatttGCCAATATATTTAACTATCTACTTAAAACTATTTGGCTGCAAATCTAAAGTATGTACTttattacttttaattgttttcttgaattaagTGGATTAAGATGTTTTAGTACTTCTTTAAGGTAATTATTCATCTAGATTAGCATGTTAGTTATTGTATATCtttgcaactaggtcaaaaactGATGTTTTGTGATTGTAATCCCATCGAGAAGGAAATGTTTTGCTATATGTCCTAAATCATACAATAAATCATAATTGATTGATttatcaatgtgaaattttcatgatgatATGTCCTTGGAATCAatataaatccaagaatttggcttgcaagaaccgaaattccactagcaatgatttcttcaagtagactaatttttcaaatctcacttATATGACAAGATAATAAGATAGATTGCCCTCATATCAAGATCAAATTCAAACTAAACGATAAAATTTAACATCTCTAAAATGCATGAGTAGATATAAGTAGATCTTTTATTCTATTAGATTAGACGCAAAGTTATTAATcgtattttataattatattttattgcatattatattttttgactCAATATgtaatttatgattttttttgtttaatatcacataataaaattgtcatacttcaattcttatactacaaaatactaaataataattattaactaTTTTTACTTACAGGTATTAAACTCCCGCGCATGGCGCGGGTTTTTTCCCCTAGtttttatactatataagaatgagtttaggACAAAGATGATTTTTGGATTTTGACCGTAAGGGTGAGGCTATTTTGGGAATATAAAAGTGTTTGAAGTGCAATTAAAATATTGAATACAATTCATTataactaatttaattttgttaTAATTACTTAGATGCCCTTTCAGACATTTAAATTAAGGGCAAGTTTGACATGTGACAGTGTTTAATATTCGATTGAACATTCGGTACAACTGAGTTCAGCTTGCATTTTAATAGAATTATATCAAAACCCTTCTAATCCTTTAATGTATTAACATCCAGGTCTCGTAATTTTCTAAAGCTTTTCTCATCAGTTATTTACAAACTTATGACATATACATGTTGACAATTAATGCCAATTAGCAGAGAAGTTTGGTTTCTTGGTCGTTACTATTGTAACTCTTatgttcaaattcatttcatctACTTACAGTTTTGTTCCACCACAATTATGCAACCTATTGAATTCAGATGTTGCTATATTAGTTACTCATCTTCCTCATTTTGCAATACCTTTTCTCAATAGATATGTTTTCTTTAGTCAATCTACTTTTTGGTTGTAAGAAATTTGTAATCTTGCAGGTTGTATGTACGATAATTTTTAAGTGTTTCAATTCAATTGTCCATATTAGACAAGTTTGATAGGAAGGAGATcatatttgttaattgttatttgtggtttaaaataagtttatcattataaaattttccatttatAGATTGCATTTACTTCTTTTGTTGTTGTAACTATTAGTTATGGAAATTTTCAGACGATCCATTTAGGCaattttttcacttcatttaatTTGTCAATATGTTTAACTATCTGCTTAAAACTATTGGCTGCAAATCTAAATTATGTACTTCattacttttaattattttcttgaattgagtAGATTAAGATGTTTTAGTACTTTTTTGAGATAATTGCTCCATTAAATTAGCGTGTTAATTATTGTATATCTTTGCAATTAAGTCAAAAACTGATGTTCGTGATTGTAATATTTATCGAGAAGGAGATGCTTTGTTATATATCTTAAatcataattaattaattggtcAAGGTGGAGATCTCGTGATGATGTCTTTGGAATCAATATAAATTCAAGAATTTGGCTTGTAAGAATCGAAATTTCACTAGCAATAATTTCTTTAAATATGCTAACTGCTCAAATCTCACTTATTTGACAAGATAATGTGGTTGATCAAATTCAAACTAAACAACAGATTTTAATATCCCTAAAATGTGTGAGCATATATAAATATGGCTTTTATTTTACTTCGTCAGACGCAAAGTAGTTGATCGTATCTTATTTTGACTCAATATgtaacttatgatttttctattaaatATCACATAATAAATTTGTCATACTTCAATTCTTATACtacaaaataccaaataattattattaaccATCTTTAATTACAGGCACAAAACTCCAGCACGACGCGCGAGCTTTTTCCCCTAGtctttatactatataagattgaattttggtcaatgaataggttgaatttcaaccgcatagGTGGGGGCTTTCTAGGAATGTGAAATATTGTAtattagtttaaaaattttacgTACAAATTAAGGAAGCATGTATTTTGATATGTTTACTGAAATGACCCCATTTTAATACATTTAAAATTGTCACTGATGAGTCATCTGGGTATTGATGGAATGTGTAATTAGTGTGTaattatttttccattttgtaCAACCCATATATGCTTGTATGTTGGTGTAATTACCAGAATATCCCTTAACTATCAATAATTCCCCTTTTCAGTCACAGATAACCGTTTGAGATGTTGCTTTGTCTGAAACATTTGAATGTCAATCGGATTTAGAAAATGAGCCAACGATCTCTCTATCAATGGTAGGAAGCCATTTCTCTATCATTTATAATCTGCATTTATGAGTCACAAACGTTGGTCATTTTATCCCCCTTTTAGTTTCAAGAGTtaagtttttcctttttgcctttGTCTATAACGATTTGCCTCATcgttttctctttcatttgagCTCAACTTtgaaattacctattatttcgTCATTAATTATACCCAATTCAATTGCCAAACCGTTGGTATCTTAAAGCCTAAATGATTGATTATCAGTTTCTCCCTATTAGCATTTTAGGATTGGGATAATTCTACCTGGTTTCATACTAATCAGCTCAAAATGCTCTTCAATCTCAGCTACTCCTGGTGATTCAGCGTGAGGTTAGATTTCACCCCCCCTCAATTTTCAGTTCCTCCCTTAATTTTGTCAGTGTGTTCTTAGTATCTAAAATTAGCGACTCTTATCGCGTTGTCTAGTTGCAAGATAGCATTTTTCGTGTTACCTAACCCCAATTGGTCTGGGTTGGTTATAACCTTATAGGTTTGGAACAACAGCAAGAAAGAACTCTCGATGGGAATTCTGGAATAAGATTAGTTTTCTGTGTTGCTCTGCCTTTTGCATTATCAACGACCTTCAATTTGATACAATTTTATTGTAATGctgtgtgaattgattgattatatcatttattttttcatactaaattttattttttctcacaATGTACTATTGTTTGTTCAATAAAAAAATCTCCTTCCCCATAAGCACCAAACACCCGCGCGATGCCCGGCACTCCCCCTAGTAAATAATAATACGATGAGTTctcgaaatccaacttaatcgGTAGGAGCATTAACTAGAAGAAGTGAAATCTCTGGATGTGGGATCAAATTAACTATTATTGTAACTTAGAAGATATCGAGTTTCATCTTATATTTAAACATATAAAATAGATAATGTGATTAAACAACGAATAGCTTTTTGTCTGATTAGTACTTTTGATTGAGTCTGGCATAATCTAAAATGTATGTTGTACTATACGTGTAATGTATGTTGTGGTATACATGTAATCACTTTGAGAATATAATTCAATGGATTGAACTAATTATTGATTCTTATTAGCATTACGAAGTTAGGAAGACTTATAAGCTATTTTACAGTGGCTACGTGCCTTGTTTTTTGCAATATATACCAATCATGGTAGTACAAAATTTTTCCCCCTTTCATAGGAAAACTTCTAAGTTCTAGCAATATTCTTGAAATCCCAACAAATCAGCctcaacaaaattttgaaagctTCAATATGGATGTTATGCTGAtgtcaattgaaaatttttgctGGTGTCATCATCCCAGAAGGAGATTCTCAAAGGAGGTGTCAAAACACTCCTTTGAACTATAGTAGGATCCGTAAACCTGCTATCCCATTATATAACCTCTTTAGACTCTTCCTTCCTATAAGATAGAGTAGTTTAGATTATATAAATGTTATCGTTGTAGAAAAAAAT
The genomic region above belongs to Coffea arabica cultivar ET-39 chromosome 7c, Coffea Arabica ET-39 HiFi, whole genome shotgun sequence and contains:
- the LOC113700132 gene encoding uncharacterized protein, coding for MALLGDDGRGYELARKLESHGVWRTWLGESLHSSFVHFLASPSAWEAFMRADYPADSSTSSSSSATAAVDSLKTRALLHLQLRARALLFDKASISLFLRSPNNNPQLLSPSSSSNAISKLSPNYLQLHGDDVYFTLEEAAQRSDSVLASSTNATASKSKSSFGVGSRHTESEIGSLPQRFKFDELPETWYAQFFEKYRASKSYRLSFGDQETEKRTPEHMYNYLRVAENHKRKRVAFKVDQNIGVGNSMLDSGSNMLLTSIVEDNNALDDEAPFFPETMFSMNCVPDSAVLQKHRVSLNVKVEFNGILDTLPQIVTKSPIMIERLGIRPEYLSMDPKGNQNRGRIGYDGRGKLLGQEQASQLSQKVIARFLSKVGFEGSSEMPLEVLSQLLSSRVCKLGCTLKLLADSYRKQCSVMELLKMFLHTTGYSNLVVLSELVKDATRNPVPQTQQQVQGFQLQLQSQNQGPIRPSQQIPRQMLPQLQQMINSQNLAFQQHQQWERMRRRQQSTPRPGMNMNINMDKDRPMVEVKVENPSDFPMDNNTFATINSRHSQLQPFRQQQIAAMTSFQTSNQFRPMSSPQIPQMQSPNMGMARAPPVKVEGFQELMGGDATLKHDSEENKLTSPAK